One stretch of Leptospira stimsonii DNA includes these proteins:
- a CDS encoding helix-turn-helix transcriptional regulator, whose translation MRADRLLSILLQLQAKGRISSKDLARKLEVSERTIHRDMEALSASGVPVFAERGSKGGWELSQGYRTNLTGMKKEEIFSMILTSSTRIASDLGRKKEFDSAFMKFMASLPPAYQEEAEMIRQRIHIDGAGWGNWKEEFPFLPLLQEAVWENRKVILRYKSDEASKKRIVLPLGLVAKGKVWYLIAKYGKEFRTFRISRILEAQLGETFERPKKFDLEKHWQESTQEFFSKLPSYSVSLKIKSNELEHFRKFAYSYILEYSKIDDTWIRASVNFETKEWALHNILGFANRVIVIEPKELREAIKASASAILESYLTS comes from the coding sequence ATGCGCGCGGATCGATTACTTTCCATTCTACTTCAACTCCAAGCAAAGGGAAGAATTTCTTCCAAAGATTTAGCCCGTAAACTCGAGGTTTCGGAAAGAACGATTCACAGGGACATGGAAGCGCTCAGCGCTTCGGGTGTTCCGGTTTTTGCGGAAAGAGGTTCGAAAGGCGGATGGGAATTATCACAGGGTTATAGAACCAATCTTACCGGTATGAAAAAGGAAGAGATCTTTTCGATGATTCTCACGAGTTCCACACGGATCGCTTCCGATCTCGGAAGGAAAAAGGAATTCGATTCCGCATTCATGAAATTTATGGCGTCGCTCCCACCGGCCTATCAAGAAGAAGCCGAGATGATTCGCCAAAGAATTCATATCGACGGCGCGGGTTGGGGAAATTGGAAGGAAGAATTCCCGTTTCTTCCTTTATTGCAGGAAGCCGTTTGGGAGAATCGAAAGGTGATTCTTCGTTACAAGTCGGACGAAGCCTCCAAAAAAAGAATCGTTCTCCCCTTAGGACTTGTAGCCAAAGGGAAGGTTTGGTATCTCATCGCAAAATATGGAAAAGAATTTAGAACCTTTCGTATTTCAAGAATTCTCGAGGCACAACTCGGAGAAACTTTTGAAAGACCGAAAAAATTCGACTTAGAAAAACACTGGCAGGAAAGCACGCAGGAATTCTTCTCGAAACTCCCGTCCTATTCCGTCTCCCTCAAAATCAAAAGCAACGAACTGGAACATTTCAGAAAATTCGCATATAGTTATATATTAGAATACTCTAAAATAGATGACACTTGGATAAGAGCAAGTGTCAATTTCGAAACAAAAGAATGGGCTCTGCATAACATTCTAGGATTCGCGAACAGAGTGATCGTAATCGAACCTAAAGAATTGAGGGAAGCGATTAAAGCTTCCGCGAGCGCCATTCTTGAATCTTATTTGACTTCATAG
- a CDS encoding SDR family oxidoreductase: MKERILAGKVALVAGGTRGAGRGIAISLGEVGATVYVTGRSTRASRSEMNRTETIEDTVDLIHKNGGKAFAIRTDHTDSDQVRELIQKIDLEQGKLDILVNDIWGGDPYIRWEERFWEHSLENGIKVQRTCLESHLITNYFAAPLMIRNRSGLILEITDGIDYRYRGNLYYTLIKSSIINLSRSISEELKPYGITALSLTPGFLRSEAMLDHFGVREENWRDATKKDPHFIVSETPAYIGRAVVALAADKNVFSKTGTSTSTWKLSEEYDFTDLDGSRPHWGNYFKEKFGEEL; encoded by the coding sequence ATGAAAGAAAGGATTTTGGCTGGTAAGGTGGCTTTAGTAGCCGGAGGAACACGGGGTGCAGGAAGGGGCATCGCGATCTCGTTAGGTGAAGTAGGTGCTACCGTTTATGTTACGGGAAGAAGCACGAGAGCGTCTCGTTCGGAAATGAATCGTACGGAGACCATTGAAGATACGGTCGATTTGATCCACAAAAACGGTGGGAAAGCGTTTGCGATAAGAACCGATCATACGGATTCCGATCAGGTTCGCGAACTCATACAAAAAATCGATCTTGAGCAGGGTAAGTTGGATATTCTTGTCAACGACATTTGGGGAGGAGATCCTTATATTCGTTGGGAGGAACGATTCTGGGAACATTCTTTGGAAAACGGAATCAAGGTTCAAAGGACTTGTTTGGAATCGCACCTCATTACCAATTATTTCGCGGCTCCTTTGATGATTCGAAATCGTTCGGGTTTAATCTTAGAGATCACCGACGGGATCGATTATCGTTATCGAGGAAATCTATATTACACTTTAATAAAGTCTTCTATCATCAATCTTTCCCGTTCCATTTCCGAGGAATTAAAGCCGTACGGAATCACGGCTCTCTCTCTAACACCCGGTTTTCTGAGGTCGGAGGCCATGCTCGATCATTTCGGAGTTCGCGAAGAAAATTGGAGGGACGCGACAAAAAAGGATCCGCATTTTATCGTTTCTGAAACTCCCGCTTATATCGGTCGAGCCGTGGTCGCGCTCGCCGCTGATAAGAACGTATTTTCAAAAACGGGAACTTCGACGAGTACTTGGAAATTATCGGAAGAATACGACTTTACGGATTTGGATGGAAGTCGACCGCACTGGGGAAATTACTTTAAAGAAAAATTCGGAGAAGAATTATGA